A genomic segment from Rhinatrema bivittatum chromosome 19, aRhiBiv1.1, whole genome shotgun sequence encodes:
- the LOC115080320 gene encoding olfactory receptor 1G1-like: MHGENQTAVTEFILLGLSDLPELQKVLFPLFLLCYAATLLGNLIIAIVVSIEAYLHTPMYFFLGNLSILEILYVSVTIPSMLCNFLRDRRSISFCGCLTQMYFFISFVVTDCFLLTSMAYDRYVAICQPLRYTIIMSRGLCNRLAVASWILGFLKSALHTSRVSVLHFCGPYQINHFFCDFPAVLELSCSDIHLNQMLIFILGGITGLGCFLLILVSYVRIVSTVAKLHSIAGRRKAFSTCSSHLTVVMLYFATLTFTYVTPTDSYTAGYNSLVAMVYSIMNPMLNPLIYSLRNKEVQTGLRRIIGGLFGGFWK; the protein is encoded by the coding sequence ATGCATGGTGAAAATCAAACTGCGGTAACTGAGTTTATTCTACTGGGTCTTTCTGACCTCCCGGAGCTACAGAAGGTGCTCTTCCCCTTGTTTCTGCTCTGTTATGCTGCTACACTGTTGGGTAACCTCATCATAGCCATCGTGGTGAGCATTGAGGCCTACCTGCATacacccatgtacttcttcctggGCAATCTATCTATCTTGGAGATCCTGTATGTGTCCGTCACCATTCCCAGCATGCTTTGTAACTTCCTGAGGGACAGGAGGTCTATCTCCTTCTGCGGATGCCTGACTCAGATGTATTTTTTCATATCATTTGTGGTCACGGACTGCTTCCTTCTCACATCAATGGCTTATGACCGCTATGTGGCCATCTGCCAGCCCTTGCGCTATACAATAATAATGAGCAGGGGGCTTTGCAACAGGTTGGCAGtagcttcctggatccttggctTCTTGAAGTCAGCTCTGCACACGAGCAGGGTATCCGTGCTGCATTTCTGCGGTCCCTACCAGAtcaaccatttcttctgtgacttCCCAGCAGTGCTCGAGTTATCCTGCAGCGACATTCACCTCAACCAAATGTTAATATTCATACTGGGTGGGATTACAGGGCTGGGCTGTTTCCTGCTGATTCTTGTGTCCTACGTTCGCATTGTATCCACTGTGGCAAAACTCCACTCTATAGCAGGGAGGCGCAAGGCCTTTTCCACCTGTAGCTCTCACCTCACCGTGGTCATGCTGTATTTTGCCACGCTCACTTTCACGTACGTGACACCCACAGACAGCTATACAGCAGGCTATAACAGCCTGGTCGCCATGGTGTACAGCATCATGAATCCAATGTTAAATCCTCTGATCTACAGCCTGAGGAACAAGGAGGTGCAGACCGGTCTACGAAGAATTATTGGAGGACTTTTCGGTGGATTTTGGAAATGA